A section of the Clostridia bacterium genome encodes:
- a CDS encoding DUF1540 domain-containing protein → MPQGVSCQVEECVHNDMRVCKAASIEVRNVANVVKATTSDHTACETFKVR, encoded by the coding sequence ATGCCTCAAGGAGTAAGCTGTCAAGTAGAAGAATGTGTCCATAATGATATGAGGGTATGCAAAGCGGCCAGCATAGAAGTTAGAAACGTGGCGAATGTTGTCAAAGCAACCACCTCAGATCATACTGCCTGCGAGACCTTCAAAGTACGATAA
- a CDS encoding DUF2680 domain-containing protein has product MSKRALAVVVAVLIAGLLVPAAFAATNNSSSNSSAGAQASAPPPTWFTLTPDQQQQIQDLQQQILDVQKKIIDKYVEFGAITKAQGDWAKQQVEYRYKNRSQLGIPGLGGFGRHGWAKRGYGGYCPYAQTPAPSGSNSVS; this is encoded by the coding sequence ATGTCAAAAAGAGCTTTGGCCGTGGTAGTAGCGGTTCTAATTGCAGGTCTACTGGTACCCGCAGCTTTTGCGGCAACCAATAACAGCTCCTCCAATTCGTCGGCAGGCGCTCAGGCATCAGCACCACCACCAACCTGGTTCACTCTAACTCCGGATCAACAACAGCAGATCCAAGATCTGCAACAGCAGATTTTAGATGTCCAAAAAAAGATAATCGATAAATATGTGGAATTCGGGGCTATAACTAAGGCCCAAGGCGATTGGGCCAAACAGCAGGTAGAATACCGCTACAAGAATCGTAGCCAACTCGGCATACCTGGGTTAGGTGGATTTGGGCGCCATGGCTGGGCCAAGCGTGGCTACGGAGGCTACTGCCCATACGCCCAAACGCCTGCGCCCAGTGGCTCCAATTCTGTCAGCTAA
- a CDS encoding M20/M25/M40 family metallo-hydrolase produces MSGSAVGLSPESILAELIRINTTNPPGQETSVACYLKDLFDSQGIPNQIIEPEPGRASFVATLGSGEKALLFLSHTDVVPPGDGWDFDPFGGEIKSGMVLGRGALDCKSLVAAEAWALIQLHHQSSLNGRLTFIAAADEERGGKLGVEFLIANHPELFQVDFAINEGAEEPVILNDCPLYFIQIGEKGMAQAKLTARGISCHGSVPSLGENAVVKMARALARLADYQPQSVIIPEVLSLLKELAHELGFESRHPQEMLSKILDSLPDRNLREDIRALTQMTISPNVINGGLKANIVPDHCTAEVDIRVLPGQSQDYVTDVLDKLLGKSVEFNIPNFQAPTISPSDSPYFRLLAQTITDVVEQSARRWTSRVRCVPWISAGGTDSRFLRRANIPAYGIAVMTPDFPPELRSTVHGKNERIDISSVRLMARWLVTLAHNYLK; encoded by the coding sequence ATGAGCGGATCAGCCGTTGGGCTATCCCCGGAATCCATCCTTGCTGAACTCATCCGCATCAATACTACCAACCCTCCTGGTCAAGAAACCAGCGTGGCTTGTTACCTGAAGGATTTGTTTGATTCTCAAGGTATACCCAACCAAATCATCGAGCCCGAACCAGGCCGGGCTAGCTTCGTAGCCACGCTGGGAAGCGGAGAAAAAGCGCTGCTGTTTCTCTCCCACACCGATGTGGTCCCCCCGGGGGATGGATGGGACTTTGACCCTTTTGGGGGAGAAATCAAATCAGGGATGGTTTTAGGCCGGGGTGCCCTAGATTGCAAAAGCCTGGTGGCGGCAGAGGCTTGGGCCCTGATTCAGTTGCATCATCAGAGCAGTCTTAACGGTAGGCTGACCTTCATTGCAGCTGCCGACGAGGAACGGGGAGGAAAACTAGGGGTAGAGTTTCTAATCGCCAATCATCCAGAACTATTTCAAGTTGATTTCGCCATTAACGAAGGGGCAGAAGAACCCGTAATCCTGAATGATTGCCCCCTCTATTTCATTCAAATCGGTGAAAAAGGAATGGCTCAAGCCAAACTTACTGCTAGAGGAATCTCGTGTCATGGCTCGGTGCCCTCTCTGGGAGAAAACGCGGTGGTGAAAATGGCTCGTGCCCTAGCCCGCCTAGCTGACTATCAGCCGCAATCAGTCATTATACCGGAGGTTCTATCCTTACTCAAGGAATTGGCTCATGAACTCGGTTTTGAGAGTCGGCATCCCCAAGAGATGCTTTCTAAGATCCTAGATTCACTTCCAGACCGTAACTTACGGGAAGACATCAGAGCCCTGACTCAAATGACTATTTCCCCAAACGTCATCAATGGTGGACTAAAGGCAAATATTGTTCCCGATCATTGTACGGCCGAGGTAGATATCCGAGTACTACCAGGGCAGAGTCAGGATTATGTTACAGATGTGCTGGATAAGCTCCTAGGAAAAAGCGTGGAATTCAATATCCCCAATTTCCAAGCCCCGACCATCTCTCCTTCCGATTCACCATATTTTCGGTTGCTGGCTCAAACCATAACCGATGTAGTCGAGCAATCCGCTCGTCGGTGGACTTCGAGAGTCCGTTGCGTTCCCTGGATATCGGCTGGGGGGACCGATTCCCGGTTTCTGAGGAGGGCAAACATACCCGCCTACGGCATTGCCGTCATGACTCCCGACTTCCCTCCGGAACTCCGCTCCACTGTTCACGGAAAAAATGAGCGCATTGATATATCTAGCGTAAGGTTGATGGCTAGGTGGCTGGTAACACTGGCACATAATTACCTTAAGTAG
- a CDS encoding Ku protein translates to MRSLWKGSISFGLVNIPVKLYPATENKDVKFHLIHRECGSPIRYSRVCPICNREVEPQEISRGYEYQKERYVLVSDEEWEQAQPAPTGNIDLIQFVALNQIDPIYFSWPYYLTPNEGGQKGYALLLHVMRRTGKIALAKVALRNRESLAALRVYQSCLLMESLLYADEIRSIDLLPELNFEVQLDDREIKMAETLVAALSGDFKPEEYHDTYRENLLNLIRQKIAGQEISMPPPARQAKVVDLMEALKASIEEAEKRKQKPKRQRRQREA, encoded by the coding sequence TTGCGCAGTTTATGGAAGGGTTCTATCAGCTTTGGGCTGGTGAACATACCGGTAAAACTATACCCAGCCACCGAAAATAAAGATGTCAAGTTCCACTTAATCCACCGGGAATGCGGTTCGCCAATCCGTTATTCTCGGGTATGCCCCATATGTAATCGAGAAGTAGAACCCCAAGAAATCAGCCGGGGCTATGAATACCAAAAGGAGAGATACGTGCTTGTAAGCGATGAGGAATGGGAGCAAGCCCAACCAGCACCTACCGGAAATATCGATCTAATCCAGTTCGTTGCTTTGAATCAGATCGATCCCATCTATTTTTCTTGGCCTTATTACTTAACCCCTAATGAAGGCGGTCAAAAGGGCTATGCCCTCTTACTCCACGTAATGCGTCGCACCGGTAAAATCGCTCTAGCCAAAGTCGCCTTGCGCAACCGGGAATCGCTAGCAGCCTTACGCGTATATCAGTCTTGCCTGTTGATGGAGAGCTTACTCTACGCTGACGAAATAAGGTCGATAGATCTCCTACCGGAGCTGAACTTTGAGGTTCAGCTGGACGACCGAGAAATTAAGATGGCAGAAACACTAGTAGCAGCGTTGTCTGGCGATTTTAAGCCTGAGGAATATCACGATACCTATCGGGAAAACCTTCTCAACTTGATCCGGCAAAAAATAGCTGGGCAAGAAATAAGCATGCCCCCTCCGGCCCGGCAAGCTAAAGTTGTTGATCTCATGGAGGCCCTGAAGGCAAGCATTGAAGAGGCTGAAAAGCGAAAGCAAAAACCTAAAAGACAACGGCGCCAAAGGGAGGCCTAA
- a CDS encoding DNA polymerase domain-containing protein: MLVQIGNRTLELTNLDKVYWPNEGYTKAHLIQYYLEVAPHLLPHLRDRPLVLKRHPEGIEGKYFYQKECPDYAPEWLPRLGIATTGPSGAKKLVHFCLAPDLPSLIWIVNQGCMEMHPWLSTCQRPDHPSFAVIDLDPSATVGFGEVLVVARTLKATLDELGIVGYPKTSGATGLHVYIPLAERYTYTQVRQALRRLGELVVAKNSQYCTLERAVKKRGAKVYFDYLQNVRGKTIASVYSVRPLPGAPISVPVEWREIVEGQFVPSDFNLGNFRHQVPRRWQLFNHLLEKGAEQNLAPLLQLPKQTALG, from the coding sequence ATGCTAGTTCAAATTGGCAACCGAACTTTAGAATTGACTAATCTAGATAAAGTGTACTGGCCCAACGAAGGTTACACCAAAGCTCACTTGATTCAGTACTATTTGGAGGTAGCTCCCCACTTACTCCCTCACCTTCGCGACCGCCCTTTAGTTCTCAAACGGCACCCCGAGGGAATCGAAGGTAAGTACTTTTACCAAAAAGAATGCCCTGATTATGCCCCCGAGTGGTTGCCACGACTAGGAATAGCAACTACGGGACCATCGGGCGCAAAAAAACTCGTCCACTTTTGCTTAGCTCCAGACCTGCCAAGCCTCATCTGGATCGTTAATCAGGGTTGTATGGAAATGCACCCCTGGCTATCTACCTGCCAGCGCCCCGACCACCCCTCTTTTGCCGTGATTGACCTTGACCCATCAGCAACGGTTGGTTTTGGAGAAGTCCTGGTGGTTGCCCGCACCCTCAAGGCTACCCTCGACGAACTAGGCATCGTTGGATACCCCAAGACCTCTGGTGCTACCGGATTGCATGTCTACATCCCGCTTGCAGAGCGGTATACCTATACCCAAGTTCGACAAGCCTTACGGCGCTTGGGCGAGCTAGTAGTAGCTAAAAATAGCCAATATTGCACGCTAGAGAGAGCAGTTAAAAAGCGAGGCGCCAAGGTTTATTTCGACTATCTCCAAAACGTACGAGGTAAGACCATTGCCAGCGTCTATAGCGTCCGACCCTTACCGGGGGCGCCTATCTCCGTTCCTGTAGAATGGAGAGAAATTGTGGAGGGCCAATTTGTCCCAAGTGATTTTAACCTAGGCAACTTTCGTCACCAAGTACCACGGCGGTGGCAGCTTTTTAACCACTTATTGGAAAAGGGAGCCGAGCAAAACCTCGCCCCCCTTTTGCAACTGCCCAAACAAACCGCGCTTGGGTAA